AAGTAGATGTACTCGAAGACGCAGCCGTGATGTTCTTCCTTCGCCAGAACCCTGTTCTCAACGCCATCCTCGGAGAGCAGGAAGGCCTCTCCGGGTTCGACATCTCGTATTTCACCGCCTTCAGACTCGTCGACGAAGAGCCTCAATGCCGAGTCCTCGCTCGCGAAGTAGTGGCCGTCTCCCCTTCCGTAGCTAAGTGGCCTGAAGCCGACCGGGTCCCTCGCCACCAGTATCTTCCCGTCGAAGAGAAAGGCAACCGAGTAGGCACCTTTAACCTCGTCAAAAACGGCTTTCATAGCCTCGAACTCGTCGCCGGTCTCCTTGAGGTGCCAGAGGAAGGAAATCCCGAGAAGTTCGGAATCAACTGAGTGGTGGAATTTAATCCCCCGGTTCTCGTATTCCCTCCTCAGCGGCAGGAAGTTGGTGAGCGTTCCGTTGTGGGCAACCGCTATTCTCTTTCCACAGCACTCCGTTTCAAGCGGCTGGGTCTCGGTGAGGGAGCCCGATGTTGAATAGCGGACGTGAGCTATCGCGAGGTTTGATTTGAGCTTAGCTAAAACCGGCCCCTTGAAAACGTCCTGGACGAGGCCTGGCCCGGAAACAGTCCTTATCCTGTGCCTCCAGACGCTTATTCCAGCGCTCTCCTGTCCGCGGTGCTGGAGGGCTATGAGCGCATAGTAGGCCTTCTTTGGTGCGTTCTCTGAAAGCGTTGCAAAGATACCGCACTTCTCCCTCAACGTCCCCACCGTCCTTTGACGTTTATGTGCTTATATTCGTCTTTAACTCTGTACTTCTTTACAGATTTCAGTTTAAAAACCTTGCCCAGTGATTGACTTTTAAATGTCAAAAAATCCTTAAAAACTCGCAAAATTTTACATACAAATGGTGAAACCCATGCAGGCCTACGAGGGTAAGGCCAAGAAGATAATCCCGCTCGATGATGGGAAGGTTGTGATGGAGTTCAAGGACGATGCAACGGCCTTCGACGGCGGTAAAAAGGCCCAGTTCAAGGGCAAGGGCTGGCTGAACGCCCAGATAAGCGCCCACCTCTTCAGGGTTCTTGAGGAGAAGGGCATAAAGACGCACTTCATCGGCGTTGCTGGTGATAACAAGCTAATCGTCGAGAAGCTTGACATGTACCCCCTTGAGGTCGTGGTGAGGAACGTCGTCGCAGGGAGCCTGAAGAAGCGCCTCCCCCTTGATGAGGGAACCGAGTTGAAAGAGCCGATAGTCGAGCTCTACTACAAGGACGACTCCCTGCACGACCCGATGATAAACTACTATCACGCGAAAGTTCTCGGCATAGACGAGTCTGAGGTAAAGGAGATGGAGAGGATAGCCCTCAAGGTGAACGAAATCCTTAGGGAGTACTTCAGGGAGCGCGGAATAATTCTGGTCGACTTCAAGCTCGAGTTCGGGAAGAACGGCAGGGGCGAGATAGTCCTCGGCGACGAGATAAGCCCCGACACCTGCCGCTTCTGGGACGCGAAAACCGGGAAGAGCCTCGACAAGGATGTCTTCCGCTTTGACAAGGGCGACCTCGTTAAGGCCTACGAAGAGCTCTACGCAAGGCTCACGGGCGAAACTCCGAGTCGTACGTGATTAAAACCGTGTAACAGCCTTTCTCGTCTTTTTCTATCACTATCTTTCTCAGCCTGACCCCATATTCCTCCACGCCCCTCTCAACGAGCTCGGGCAGGTTCTCAAGGAAGGCCTTCTTCTTTACCGTCAGTTCCATCGGATCACCGAAAAGAGGTTGGGGAGAGAGTTTAAAGGGTTACCCTATAGTTCTCCACCCTTATCCCCGGCTCTCTCGTGACGGTTCCAAGCTCGAAGCTCTCGTAGTGTTTGTTGAGGACTTCGAGGGCTTCCTCCTTCTCCTCCGGTGGAACGATCGCAACCATGCCAACCCCCATGTTGAAGACCCTGAACATCTCGTCCAGCGGAACGCCGCTCTCGTGGATGAGCCTGAAGATTCCCGCGATTGGAGGCATCTCCAGCGAGAAACCGTAGTTTGTCAAGCGCTTGAGATTGAGAAGTCCTCCCCCAGTTATGTGCGCCAGTCCGTGAACCTCGACGCTCTCCAGCAACTCCAGAACTGGCTTGACGTATATTCTCGTTGGCTCTAAAAGCCACTCCCAGAGCTTTTTGCCTTCATACTCATAGTCGAGGCCGTATTTTGGAATCAAAAGCTTCCTCGCGAGAGTTAAACCGTTGGAGTGAATGCCAGAGCTGGAAATCCCTATTACTGCATCGCCGGGCCTTATCCTCTCGCCTGTTATGACTTTTCCCTTCTCAACCACTCCGATGGCCGTTCCGGCTAGGTCAAAGCCGTTTATAAGGTCTGGCATAACCGCTGTCTCGCCGCCAACTATCGCTATCCCTGCCTGCCTCGCCCCTTCGTAGAGTCCCTTGGCTATCTCTGAGAAAACTTTCTCGTCCGGTTCCCTAACCGCTAAATAATCAACGAGCGCAACGGGCTCAGCCCCGACGCAGAGCAGATCGTTGACGTTCATTGCTATCATGTCTATACCAATCGTGTCGAACTTTCCGACGGCTTCGGCAACGAGCACCTTGGTTCCCACACCATCGGTCGTCATGGCAAGATAGAAGTTTCCGAAATCCATCAAAGCAGCGTAGTGGCCGAGGTCTTCAGCTGGTTCGCCGATTCTGCCCTTCCTGAACTCGAAGGTTGCCTTTGCGAGTGAGATTATGCCCTTCAAAGCGTTGGCAGTCTTCTCGTCGTCAACTCCAGCTTGAGCGTATGTCAGCATGAGCACCACCGCTACACTCTATCCGCGGTTCTTTAAAAGCTTTGCCATTTTTATGCTTAAAAAGGCTTAAATATACTCATTTTTTAACATTTAAACGTCAATACTTGAGGTGGTGCCCATGATAAAGCCCCGCGACGAACTCGGAACCGCCATGACTGACTCAGCTCAGAAGATACTCCTCCTCGGGAGCGGCGAACTGGGGAAGGAGATAGCCATCGAGGCCCAGCGTCTCGGCGTTGAGGTGATAGCCGTTGACCGCTACGCCAACGCTCCGGCGATGCAGATTGCCCACAGGGCCTACGTTGGCGACATGAAGAACGCCGATTTCCTCTTCTCGGTCGTCGAGAGGGAGAAGCCGGACGCGATAATTCCTGAGATCGAGGCGATAAACCTCGATGCCCTCTTTGAGCTTGAGAAGGACGGCTACTTCGTCGTCCCGAACGCAAAAGCGACCTGGATAGCGATGCACCGCGAGAGGCTCAGGGAAACACTGGTAAAGGAAGCGAAAGTCCCAACCTCGCGCTATGCATATGCCACAACGCTCGACGAGCTCTACGATGTCTGCGAGAAGATAGGCTACCCCTGCCACACAAAGGCCATAATGAGCTCCTCCGGAAAGGGCTCCTACTTTGTGAAGGGTCCGGAAGACATCCCCAAAGCCTGGGAAGAGGCGAAGAAGAAAGCCCGCGGCAGCGCCGACAAGATAATAGTCGAGGAGCACATCGAGTTTGACGTCGAGATAACCGAGCTAGCTGTGAGGCACTACGACGAGAACGGCGATATCGTTACTACCTTCCCGAAACCCGTCGGCCATTACCAGATCGACGGCGACTACCACGCGAGCTGGCAGCCGGCGGAGATAAGCGAGAGGGCGGAACGCGAGGTTTACAGGATAGCGAAGCGCATCACCGATGTCCTCGGCGGTCTCGGACTCTTCGGCGTTGAGATGTTCGTGAAGGGCGATAAGGTCTGGGCCAACGAGGTTTCTCCAAGGCCCCACGACACCGGGATGGTAACCCTTGCTTCTCATCCCACGGGTTTTTCAGAGTTCGGGCTCCACCTAAGGGCGGTCCTTGGGCTTCCAATTCCGGGAGAGTGGGTCGACGGCTACAGGCTCTTCCCAATGCTCACACCGGCGGCAACCCACGTCATAAAGGCCAGTGTCAGTGGTTACTCCCCGCGCTTCCGCGGTCTCGCCAAAGCTCTAAGCGTTCCCAATGCCACGATAAGGCTCTTCGGAAAGCCTGAGGCCTACCCCGGAAGGAGGCTCGGCGTTGCGATAGCTTGGGACAAGAGTGTGAGTGATGCAAAGAAAAGGGCGGAGATGGTGGCGCACGCAGTAGAGCTGAGAACCAGGACATCCACTTGGCAGAGGCAGGACGTTTAATGGAAACCCATCAGCGAGATGCACTAAAATGACACCTAAATGGGCATAAAAAGACATATTATTTGACAACTACATACATTATTTCAGTGAACAGAGGTGTATGTTTGTCCAATGGTTTGGATAATATTCGAAAAATTTAAAATGTCTTATGCCCGTCACTATGGTGTAAGCTCTTGGGATAAAATCAGGCCCCAGAGTTCAGAATAAGAGGGTTGTAATCGAGGAGCAAGCCTGAATAAAGAGAGGGTGAAATTAAGAGTCGGGGTTTCCCCTCATTTCCCGCTCAAATCAGACCCCAGATAAAATATAGAATAGGGATGCAATCAGACCCTCATTTTCTCCCTATATTCTTCAAGCTTTCGCCTCAGGCCTTCATCCTTCAGGGCAAGAATTTCTACCGCGAGTAACGCCGCGTTCTTGCCGTTGTCTATGCCGACTGTGGCGACGGGGACTCCTGGCGGAAGCTGGGCTACGCTGAGAAGTGCGTCCAGGCCGCCGAGCTTGGCCGAGACGGGGACGCCAATTACTGGCTTGGTTGTGTGGGCGGCTATTACGCCGGGCAAAGCCGCGCTCAGGCCTGCGATGGCAATGAAAACGTCGTAGTCCTTCTTCGCCAGTTCTTCGACCTTCTTGGGGTTCCTGTGGGCTGAGGCAACCTCAACGTCGTATTCAACGCCAAACTCGTCAAAAACCGAGGTGACCTTCTCGGCTATGTGGGAGTCGCTTTTGCTACCCATCACAACGAGAACTTTCACGGTTACCACCGGGAAGAACTGGGATTTACCCCTTATAAATTTTGCCATTTTAGTGTAAAAATAAAGCTTAAAAACTTAAGTTTTTGACAAATAAATGGTGAATCTCATGAAAATCCTGCTCGTTGGTGGCGGTGGAAGGGAGAACGCAATAGGAGAGGCACTGGTGGGGAGCGGGGCTGAGCTCTACGTGGTCTCGAAGCACAGAAACCCGGGCCTTGCGAGGCTTGCCAAAGGCTATGGTTTAGCCAAGGAAACGGACGTGGGGAAGGTTCTCGTTTATGCCGAGAAGTTCGGCGTTGAGGTGGCCTTCATCGGCCCGGAGGCGCCGCTTGGGACGGGCATCGTTGATATCCTTGAGGAGAACGGTATTCCCGCGGTTGGTCCGAGCAAGGAGGCCGCAAAACTAGAAACGGACAAGGCCTTCGCCAGGCAATTCATGGAAAGGCACAAAATCCCGGGAAGGAAAGCCTTCAAAGTCTTCGACGATGTTTCCGAGATGCGCTCGTGGATAGACGATTTTGGAAAGCCCGTCGTTGTGAAACCCCTCGGTCTCACAGGCGGCAAGGGAGTTAAAGTCGTCGGCTACCAGCTGAGGGACAACGACGAAGCCAAGGCCTACGCGGAGGAGCTGATAAAGCGCGACGGGAAGGTTCTGGTAGAGGAGAGGACGGACGGCGTTGAGTTCACGTTCCAGGTATTCAGCGACGGGAAGCACGTCATTCCTATGCCGCTCGCACAGGACTACCCCCACGCTTACGAGAACGACGAGGGGCCGATAACAGGAGGTATGGGTAGCTACTCCTGCTCAAACGGTCTCCTGCCCTTCGTGACGAAGGAGGACTACGAGAGGGCCTTTGAAACGCTCAAGGCGACAATCGAGGCGATGAGAAAGGAGGGAACTCCCTACAAAGGCATTCTCTATGGCCAGTTCATGCTGAGCAAAGACGGACCAGTTATCATAGAGTACAACGCCCGCTTTGGCGATCCGGAGGCGATGAACGTCCTCCCGCTTTTGAAGACACCGCTGACGGAGGTAGCTGAGGGCATAGTGGACGGAAACCTGAGGAAAGCGGAGTTCGAGGAGAAAGCAACGGTCGTGAAGTATCTGGCCCCAAAGGGCTACCCGGTGAACCCAATCAGGGGCGTTAATGTCGAGGTTGATGAGAGGGCCGTAGAAGAGGCCGGCGCGAGGCTCTACTACGCTTCCATAGACGAGAACTTCAAGCTCCTCGGTTCAAGAGCGATAGCTGTCGTTGGAATAGCGGAGACGCTCGAAGAGGCCGAGAGGATTGCCGAAAGCGCGGTTCCGCACATCAAGGGCGAGCTGTTCTACCGGAGGGACGTTGGGACGAGGGGGAGCGTGGAGAAGAGGATTCGCCTGATGAGGGAGCTTGGAAAGGAGTTCGAGCCGAATTCCTGCTGAGGTGGTTGGAATGATAAGCCGCGACGAGATTTTGGGAGTCCTTGAGAAATACGACCCAGAGAGGATAACCGTCGGAGTGATTGGGAGCCACTCGGCCCTCGACATAGCCGACGGTGCTAAGGAAGAGGGCCTTCCCGTCCTTGTTGTGGCCCAGCGCGGGAGGCACAGGACCTACGCAGAATACTTTAAGCTCAGAAAGACGAGGGACGGCCTGACCAAGGGCTTCATAGACGAGGTCATTGTCCTCGACAAGTTCGCCCAGATCATTGACGTCCAGGACGAACTCATCAAAAGGAACGTTATCTTCGTCCCAAACCGCTCCTTCGTGGTTTACACTGGCATTGACAGGGTTGAGAACGACTTCCGCGTTCCCCTCTTCGGGAGCAGGAATTTGCTCCGGAGCGAGGAGAGGAGCGAGGAAAAGAGCTACTACTGGCTCCTTGAGAAGGCTAGCCTTCCTTATCCCGAGGAAGTAAAGCCGGAAGAAATAGACGACGTCGGCCTCGTCATCGTCAAGCTCCCGCACGCCAAGAAGAGGCTTGAGCGCGGCTTTTTCACGGCGGCATCGTACAAGGAGTTCCGCGAGAAGGCCGAGCGGTTGAAGAAGCTCGGCGTCATCACAGAGGAGGACTTAGCCAGAGCCAGAATCGAGCGCTACATAATCGGCCCGGTCTTCAACTTCGACTTCTTCTACTCGCCGATTGACGGGAAGATTGAGCTCCTGGGCATAGACTGGCGCTTTGAGACGAGCCTTGACGGTCACGTGAGGCTTCCAGCGAGCCAGCAGCTCACGCTCCCCGAGCACCAGTTCGAGCCCGAATACACGGTCTGCGGGCACGCAAGCTCTACTTTGAGGGAGTCGCTTTTGGAGAAGGTCTTCGACATGGCCGAACGCTACGTCAAGGCGACGCAGGAGTACTATCCGCCGGGGATAATCGGGCCGTTTACGCTCCAGACGGCCGTGGACAAGGACCTCAACTTCTACATCTACGATGTAGCTCCAAGAACGGGCGGTGGAACGAACATTCACATGGCCATGGGCCATCCGTATGGAAACGCCCTCTGGAGGATGCCGATGAGCACCGGTAGGAGGGTGGCGCTTGAGATAAAGCGCGCGATTGAGCTGGATGAGCTTGAGAAGGTGGTCACGTGAGGTGGTCTGAATGAAATGGAAGGTCAAGGTTATCGTTCGCCTTAAGGAGGGCCTCAACGATCCCGAGGGGAGGGTCATTGGAAAAGCATTGAGAAACCTCGGCTACGCGGTTGAGAACCTGAGGGTCCCCAAATACTTCGAGTTCGAGCTGGAGAGCGAGAACCCGGAGGAAGAAGTCGAGGAAATGTGCAGGAAGCTCCTCGCCAACCCCCTCATCCACAGCTGGGAGTACAGGGTCGAGCCGGTGAGCTGAGATGGTGAGGTTCGCCGTTGTCGTTTTCCCAGGAACCAACTGCGACTTTGAAACGGAGAGGGCAATAAGGAAGGCCGGTGCCGAGGCGGAGCGCGTCTGGTACAAGCGCTCACTCAAGGACTTCGACGGCGTAGTTCTTCCCGGTGGCTTCAGCTACGCGGATTATCTCCGCGCCGGGGCAATAGCGGCACGTCAGGAGATAATGGGGGAAGTGAAGGAGTTCGCCCGCGAGGGAAGGCCCGTCCTCGGGATATGCAACGGCTTTCAAATCTTAACTGAAGCCGGCCTTTTACCCGGTGCGCTCAGGCCGAACAAAATCTCGCGCTTCCTCTGCAGGTGGGTTCACCTCAGGGTTGCCGATAATGAGACGCCATTCACTTCCCTCTACGAGCCCGGAGAGGTCATAAGGATGCCGATTGCCCACGCCGAGGGCAACTACTACGTTGACAACCCGTCGAAGGTCAGGATAGTCTTCCAATACAGCGATGAGGAAGGCAACGTAACTGAGGCGGCAAACCCGAACGGCTCGGTCCTTAATATAGCGGCGGTGGCAAACGGGAGGGGGAACGTCCTCGGGACGATGCCGCACCCTGAGCGCGCCAGCGACAGCTTCCTCGGGAGCGAGGACGGGTTGAAGGTTTTTAAAAGCATGGTCGAGTGGGCGAGGAGATGATTAACGTGTTCCCCCACGAGGAAAAGCTCATCCGTGAAAGGCTCGGCAGAGAGCCGAACGAAGTTGAGTGGGCCATGCTCGAAGTCATGTGGAGCGAGCATGCGTCATACAAGTCGAGCAGGCCCTGGCTGAGGCTTTTACCCACTGAGAACGAGCACGTCGTCATCGGGCCGGGCGAGGATGCCGGGATAGTTAAGTTCGACGACGATACTTGGATAGCCGTTGGGATAGAGAGCCACAACCATCCCTCCGCCGTTGAACCCTATGGAGGGGCCGCTACGGGCGTCGGCGGAATCGTCAGGGACATACTCTGTATGGGCGCAAGGCCAATGGCGCTCCTCGACCCCATACGCTTCGGCCCTCTGGAGAAGGAGCGCAACAGATACCTCTTCGAGGGCGTCGTCAAGGGTATAGCAGACTACGGCAACAGGATAGGCGTCCCAACAGTTGGCGGCGAAACCGAGTTCGATGAGAGCTTAGATAACTACACCCTCGTCAACGTGGCCTGCATTGGGATAATGAAGCCCGAGCACCTCGTCCACAGCTACGTTACCGAGGCGGGCCTAAAGCTCGTCCTCGTCGGCAACAGAACAGGCAGAGACGGAATCCATGGCGTAACCTTCGCGAGCGAAGAGCTGAGCGAGAACGCCGAGGAGGAAGACCGCTCCGCTGTGCAGATTCCCGACCCCTTCACGGAGAAGCTCCTCATCGAGGCGACACTTGAGGCGGTCTACACGGGGAAGGTGAAGGCCCTCAAGGACCTCGGCGGCGGCGGTTTGACCTGTGCATCTTCTGAGATGGCCGAGAAGAAGGGTTTCGGTGCGGTGATCTACGCCGACAGGGTTCCTCTAAGAGAACCCGGCGTGAGGCCTGCTGAAGTCATGATTTCCGAGAGCCAGGAGAGGATGCTCTTCGCGGTAAAACCTGAAGACATTGAGGAAATCGGAAGGATTTTCGAGAAGTACGGGCTGGAGTGGGCAATTGTCGGCGAGGTCATAGAGGAGCCGCGCTACATCGTCTACTGGAAGGGGGAAAAGGTCGCTGACCTGCCTGTTGAGCTCCTCACGGACGTCCCAACGATAGAGTGGGAGATGAAGCCTTACAACGTGGAAAAGGACGTTGAGACGCCGGATATTGACTTTAGGGAAGCCTTCGACCTCGTATGGGGCAGTCCCAACGTTCTGAGCAAGCGCTGGGTCTGGGAGCAGTACGACCACGAGGTTCAGGGGAGAACCGCTGTAAAGCCCGGAATGGACTCGGCGGTGCTGAAAATCAACGACGAATACGGCCTTGCCTTCGTGGCCGATGGAAACCCCAACCACAGCTACCTCAACCCCTATCACGGCGCGATGGGTGCAGTGGCAGAGGTTGTTAGAAACCTCGTGAGTGTCGGGGCGGAACCTTTAGCCCTCGTTGACAACCTCAACTTCGCCTCTCCTGAGAGGCCGGAGGTCTACTGGAGCTTCGCCGAGACGGTTAGGGGACTAGCTGATGCCGCTAAAGCCTTCGGTTTAGCATACGTCAGCGGCAACGTGAGTTTCTACAACGAGATAGCGGGGAAACCGATAAAGCCCACGCCCGTGGTTGCGGGCCTCGGGAAAGTGAAGCTTGGGAAGATTCCCTCGATGGGACTTGAGGAAGGCCTTCTCATCGGCGTTGTTGGAGTTACGAGGAAGGAACTCGGGGGCTCGGAGCTCTACGCAAGGCTCGGAGTGGAGGGTGGCCTTGCCCCGCGCGTTAACCTCGACGAGGAGAAGGCTAACGCCGAGGGAATTCTCAAGGCCATCGAGAAAGGCCTCGTCAGTTCAGTCCACGACGTGAGTAAGGGCGGCATAGCGGTCGCTCTGGCGGAGATGAGCTTAGCTGGAGGAGTTGGCTTCGAGGTAGACCTCTCGGCGGTTCATGTGGAAGAAAACCTCAGCCCATTGGAAGTGGCCTTCAGCGAGAGCCACGGGCGCTACGTCGTGGCTTTCCCGGAAGAGAGCCTCGATGAACTGAAGGCCCTTTTCAGGCACTTCGCAGTCATTGGAAGGGCCGGGGGAAGCGGGGCGGTCTTCCGCTGGAACGGGAAGGAACTCCTTAGGAAGTCAATTTCCGAGCTTAGAGAAGTTCATGAATCCCTACCAAGGCTTCTGGGTGAGGAGGAATGAGGGTCGCTACGTACGCCTCCCACTCGGCGCTTCAGATACTCAAGGGCGCAAAGGACGAGGGCTTTGAGACGGTCGCCTTCGGAAGTGGTAGGGTCAGACCGCTCTACACGAAGTACTTCCCGGTAGCAGATCATTTCATCGAGGGGACTTATCCAGAGGAGGAGCTGCTTGAGCTTGAGGCAGTTGTAGTCCCCACGGGCTCCTTCGTGGCACACCTCGGAATCGAGCTTGTCGAGAGAATGCGCGTTCCCTACTACGGCAACAAAGAAGTTCTGAGGTGGGAGAGCGACCGGAACCTCGAAAGGAGGTGGCTTGAAAAGGCAAAGCTCCGCCTTCCGAGGGTTTATGACGACCCGGACGACATTGATGGCCCCGTTATTGTCAAGCCTCACGGCGCCAAGGGCGGGAAAGGCTACTTCCTCGCCAAAAATCCAGCCGACTTCTGGGAAAAGGCCAAAAGGCTTGGGATAAGGGACAAGGAAGACCTGTCCAATGTTCAGATTCAGGAGTACGTCCTCGGCGTTCCGGTTTATCCTCACTACTTCTACTCGAAGCTCAACCGCGAGCTTGAGCTGATGAGCGTTGACAGGCGCTACGAGAGCAACGCCGATGCAATAGGTAGAATACCCGCCAAAGAACAGCTTGGTCTGGAACTGGAGACAAACTACACGGTGATCGGCAACATCCCGATAGTTCTCCGCGAGAGCCTGCTGATGGACGTGATTGAAGCCGGAGAAAGGGTCGTGAAAACCGCTGAGGAGCTCATGGGCGGTCTTTGGGGGCCGTTCTGCCTCGAAGGGGTGTTCACGGAAGAGCTTGAGTTTGTGGTCTTTGAAATCTCGGCCAGAATAGTGGCAGGAACCAACCCCTTCGTCCACGGCTCGCCCTACAGCTGGCTCCGCTACGACTTTCCGGTGAGCACCGGCAGGAGAATCGCGATGGAACTGAGGCAGGCCCTTGAGGAGGGCAGGCTCGGAGAAATTTTGACATGAATTTGCTAAAACTCACAAGGATAGGTTTATATATTGACTCCCAAATGCTCGCAAAAAAGGTGGTGCTTATGTGGGAGAAGTTCATTGAGGAGAAGGTTGAGGAGATAAGGAAGACCGTCGGTGATGGAAAGGCTATAATAGCGCTCTCCGGTGGTGTGGACAGCTCGACGGCCGCGGTTCTTGCCCACAGAGCAATAGGCGATAGACTCCACGCGGTCTTCGTCAATACAGGCTTTATGCGCAAGGGTGAACCTGAGTTCGTCGTTAAGACCTTCCGCGACGAGTTCGGCCTTAACCTGCACTACGTTGACGCTAGCGAGCGCTTTTTCAGTGAGCTTAAGGGCGTAACCGACCCGGAGGAGAAGAGGAAAATAATCGGCAGGGTCTTCATCGAGGTCTTCGAGGAGGTTGCGAAGGAGATAGATGCTCAATTCCTTATCCAGGGCACCATCGCCCCAGACTGGATTGAGAGCAAGGGAAAGATCAAGAGCCACCACAACGTGGGCGGCCTTCCAGAGAGGCTCAACCTGAAGCTCATCGAACCGCTGAGGGACCTCTACAAGGACGAAGTGAGGGAGCTTGCCAAGGAGCTTGGCCTTCCCGAGAAGATATACAACCGTATGCCCTTCCCCGGGCCGGGGCTGGCAGTGAGAGTCCTCGGAGAGGTAACGCCGGAAAAAGTCGCCATCGTGAGGGAAGCGAACGCCATAGTCGAGGAGGAGATTGAGAGGGCCGGGCTGAAGCCCTGGCAGGCCTTCGCGGTTCTTCTCGGCGTTAAAACCGTCGGAGTTCAGGGCGACATTAGGGCTTACAAAGAAACCATCGCCGTCCGCGTCGTTGAGAGCCTCGACGGCATGACGGCCAATGCAATGAACGTCCCCTTCGAGGTGCTCCAGAGGATAGCCTTCAGGATAACGAGTGAGATTCCAGAGGTCGGGAGGGTGCTCTACGACGTCACCAACAAGCCTCCTGCCACAATAGAGTTCGAGTGAGGTGGGAGCATGATAATCATAATGGACAACGGCGGGCAATACGTTCACAGGATTTGGAGGACGCTCCGCTATTTGGGGGTAGAGGCGAAAATTATCCCAAACACCACCCCGCTTGAGGAGATAAAGGCGATGAGGCCAAA
The sequence above is drawn from the Thermococcus pacificus genome and encodes:
- the purM gene encoding phosphoribosylformylglycinamidine cyclo-ligase, which translates into the protein MLTYAQAGVDDEKTANALKGIISLAKATFEFRKGRIGEPAEDLGHYAALMDFGNFYLAMTTDGVGTKVLVAEAVGKFDTIGIDMIAMNVNDLLCVGAEPVALVDYLAVREPDEKVFSEIAKGLYEGARQAGIAIVGGETAVMPDLINGFDLAGTAIGVVEKGKVITGERIRPGDAVIGISSSGIHSNGLTLARKLLIPKYGLDYEYEGKKLWEWLLEPTRIYVKPVLELLESVEVHGLAHITGGGLLNLKRLTNYGFSLEMPPIAGIFRLIHESGVPLDEMFRVFNMGVGMVAIVPPEEKEEALEVLNKHYESFELGTVTREPGIRVENYRVTL
- the purC gene encoding phosphoribosylaminoimidazolesuccinocarboxamide synthase, producing the protein MQAYEGKAKKIIPLDDGKVVMEFKDDATAFDGGKKAQFKGKGWLNAQISAHLFRVLEEKGIKTHFIGVAGDNKLIVEKLDMYPLEVVVRNVVAGSLKKRLPLDEGTELKEPIVELYYKDDSLHDPMINYYHAKVLGIDESEVKEMERIALKVNEILREYFRERGIILVDFKLEFGKNGRGEIVLGDEISPDTCRFWDAKTGKSLDKDVFRFDKGDLVKAYEELYARLTGETPSRT
- the purT gene encoding phosphoribosylglycinamide formyltransferase 2; translated protein: MIKPRDELGTAMTDSAQKILLLGSGELGKEIAIEAQRLGVEVIAVDRYANAPAMQIAHRAYVGDMKNADFLFSVVEREKPDAIIPEIEAINLDALFELEKDGYFVVPNAKATWIAMHRERLRETLVKEAKVPTSRYAYATTLDELYDVCEKIGYPCHTKAIMSSSGKGSYFVKGPEDIPKAWEEAKKKARGSADKIIVEEHIEFDVEITELAVRHYDENGDIVTTFPKPVGHYQIDGDYHASWQPAEISERAEREVYRIAKRITDVLGGLGLFGVEMFVKGDKVWANEVSPRPHDTGMVTLASHPTGFSEFGLHLRAVLGLPIPGEWVDGYRLFPMLTPAATHVIKASVSGYSPRFRGLAKALSVPNATIRLFGKPEAYPGRRLGVAIAWDKSVSDAKKRAEMVAHAVELRTRTSTWQRQDV
- the purD gene encoding phosphoribosylamine--glycine ligase encodes the protein MKILLVGGGGRENAIGEALVGSGAELYVVSKHRNPGLARLAKGYGLAKETDVGKVLVYAEKFGVEVAFIGPEAPLGTGIVDILEENGIPAVGPSKEAAKLETDKAFARQFMERHKIPGRKAFKVFDDVSEMRSWIDDFGKPVVVKPLGLTGGKGVKVVGYQLRDNDEAKAYAEELIKRDGKVLVEERTDGVEFTFQVFSDGKHVIPMPLAQDYPHAYENDEGPITGGMGSYSCSNGLLPFVTKEDYERAFETLKATIEAMRKEGTPYKGILYGQFMLSKDGPVIIEYNARFGDPEAMNVLPLLKTPLTEVAEGIVDGNLRKAEFEEKATVVKYLAPKGYPVNPIRGVNVEVDERAVEEAGARLYYASIDENFKLLGSRAIAVVGIAETLEEAERIAESAVPHIKGELFYRRDVGTRGSVEKRIRLMRELGKEFEPNSC
- a CDS encoding formate--phosphoribosylaminoimidazolecarboxamide ligase family protein, which encodes MISRDEILGVLEKYDPERITVGVIGSHSALDIADGAKEEGLPVLVVAQRGRHRTYAEYFKLRKTRDGLTKGFIDEVIVLDKFAQIIDVQDELIKRNVIFVPNRSFVVYTGIDRVENDFRVPLFGSRNLLRSEERSEEKSYYWLLEKASLPYPEEVKPEEIDDVGLVIVKLPHAKKRLERGFFTAASYKEFREKAERLKKLGVITEEDLARARIERYIIGPVFNFDFFYSPIDGKIELLGIDWRFETSLDGHVRLPASQQLTLPEHQFEPEYTVCGHASSTLRESLLEKVFDMAERYVKATQEYYPPGIIGPFTLQTAVDKDLNFYIYDVAPRTGGGTNIHMAMGHPYGNALWRMPMSTGRRVALEIKRAIELDELEKVVT
- the purF gene encoding amidophosphoribosyltransferase, encoding MREKCGIFATLSENAPKKAYYALIALQHRGQESAGISVWRHRIRTVSGPGLVQDVFKGPVLAKLKSNLAIAHVRYSTSGSLTETQPLETECCGKRIAVAHNGTLTNFLPLRREYENRGIKFHHSVDSELLGISFLWHLKETGDEFEAMKAVFDEVKGAYSVAFLFDGKILVARDPVGFRPLSYGRGDGHYFASEDSALRLFVDESEGGEIRDVEPGEAFLLSEDGVENRVLAKEEHHGCVFEYIYFARPDSTIDGINVYSARVRMGVELARESPAEGDVVIAVPDSGRAAALGFSMESGIPYAEGLIKNRYIGRTFITPGQFNRELKVRLKLSPVREVVSGKRVVLVDDSIVRGTTMRRIVAMLRKAGAREVHVRIASPPIRHPCYMGIDIPTRHELIAAFGSVEKVREAIGADSLAYLSVEGLKRAVGREELCMACLTGDYPEWAFRF
- the purE gene encoding 5-(carboxyamino)imidazole ribonucleotide mutase, with translation MKVLVVMGSKSDSHIAEKVTSVFDEFGVEYDVEVASAHRNPKKVEELAKKDYDVFIAIAGLSAALPGVIAAHTTKPVIGVPVSAKLGGLDALLSVAQLPPGVPVATVGIDNGKNAALLAVEILALKDEGLRRKLEEYREKMRV
- the purS gene encoding phosphoribosylformylglycinamidine synthase subunit PurS; protein product: MKWKVKVIVRLKEGLNDPEGRVIGKALRNLGYAVENLRVPKYFEFELESENPEEEVEEMCRKLLANPLIHSWEYRVEPVS